Proteins from a single region of Geoalkalibacter sp.:
- a CDS encoding type II toxin-antitoxin system ParD family antitoxin — protein MPRNTSVVLGEHFEKFVAQQVAQGRFQSVSEAVRAGLRRLEEDEIKLALLRAKLQDGEDSPPVKDFSGQAFIENMHAKYAK, from the coding sequence ATGCCCAGAAATACGTCGGTCGTTCTCGGTGAGCATTTTGAGAAATTCGTCGCGCAACAGGTTGCGCAAGGCCGTTTCCAATCCGTCAGCGAGGCGGTACGCGCCGGGCTCCGGCGCCTGGAGGAGGACGAAATCAAGCTTGCATTGCTCAGGGCCAAATTGCAGGACGGTGAAGACAGTCCGCCGGTCAAGGATTTCAGCGGCCAGGCGTTCATTGAGAATATGCACGCCAAATACGCCAAATGA